One segment of Lytechinus pictus isolate F3 Inbred chromosome 13, Lp3.0, whole genome shotgun sequence DNA contains the following:
- the LOC129274816 gene encoding uncharacterized protein LOC129274816, giving the protein MWCFDDEEEQYLSAADILRAAIMQEQLNRIDDAMVCRPSDDQEEGLDTENEALQIEEASRLKQSGLSANLGLHVEKAEPDLGCFFNQPTYSDITLLVGSSSFHAHRLILSSWSSVLRDIVKIPDGFRASGGYANDGLQTYRLDEEPDCCRVFDTFLKFMYTGEVSVTDDTILPLLQLSNKYKVEELGKLCDSYNGALEIDVSSAISVLTQAMKYKMGHTVKSCINVVRTNLELVTAEQLKAFDSSLIVELLNCKDQSLVVKDEFSLFEKLIPWLSACPDDETFKTVVESIHFPFMTALQLKAVASTDIIGRIENVSPAFHADALEQHSLYREGFVEELIQSTPAPRLYLTPPEKVFGKFECAGQIYDEEGFVEVHLSSPMKSRKSTLQKILVNGTKEGTMNHYKVHDSEKWLIDVKPFPRCDENQDQLYGLMISIHLVADQEIRNVCYYEGIGAVFERIGCSSQYVPHNRNIEVAVQVKHEDGSSHIISSKKFLPAPMVDLHRKKIRRSDDKAIFSFKTSFDTRSWASLQKIKLRVSAVIHHVHHEGQT; this is encoded by the exons ATGTGGTGTTTCgatgatgaagaagaacaaTACCTTTCTGCCGCGGATATACTCCGAGCAGCTATTATGCAGGAACAATTAAACAGGATCGACGATGCTATGGTATGCAGACCAAGCGATGATCAAGAAGAAGGGCTAGATACAGAAAATGAAGCACTGCAAATTGAG GAAGCAAGCCGTTTGAAGCAGTCGGGTCTTTCAGCAAACCTAGGGCTACACGTAGAAAAAGCCGAGCCTGACCTTGGGTGCTTTTTCAACCAACCTACCTACAGCGACATAACCCTACTAGTTGGATCTTCTTCTTTCCATGCCCATCGCCTCATTCTTTCTTCATGGAGCAGTGTTCTTAGAGACATCGTCAAGATTCCAGATGGATTCCGGGCTTCCGGTGGTTATGCAAATGATGGCTTACAGACGTACCGACTGGATGAGGAGCCAGATTGCTGCAGGGTGTTCGATACCTTTTTAAAGTTCATGTATACTGGAGAGGTAAGCGTCACAGATGATACCATTCTGCCTCTTCTGCAGTTAAGCAACAAATATAAAGTTGAAGAACTGGGTAAGCTCTGTGACAGCTATAACGGAGCGCTGGAAATAGATGTATCCTCGGCAATCTCGGTACTCACGCAGGCTATGAAGTATAAGATGGGGCACACGGTGAAATCGTGTATCAATGTTGTCCGCACAAATCTCGAGCTTGTAACTGCAGAGCAGCTGAAGGCCTTCGACTCGTCATTGATCGTTGAATTACTGAATTGCAAAGACCAAAGTCTAGTCGTCAAAGACGAATTCTCTCTGTTTGAGAAGCTGATACCTTGGTTATCTGCTTGCCCAGACGATGAGACCTTCAAGACCGTCGTAGAGTCTATCCATTTTCCTTTCATGACAGCTCTGCAGCTAAAAGCAGTCGCGTCGACTGACATCATAGGGAGGATAGAAAACGTCAGTCCAGCATTTCATGCAGACGCTCTTGAGCAGCATTCCCTCTATCGAGAAGGATTTGTCGAAGAGCTCATACAATCTACACCTGCTCCTCGGCTTTATCTGACACCACCAGAAAAGGTCTTTGGCAAGTTTGAATGTGCAGGACAGATTTACGACGAAGAAGGTTTTGTGGAGGTGCACTTGAGTTCCCCTATGAAATCAAGGAAAAGCACTCTCCAAAAGATCTTAGTTAACGGTACAAAAGAGGGCACTATGAATCATTACAAAGTCCATGACTCGGAGAAATGGCTTATAGATGTAAAACCGTTTCCTCGATGCGATGAAAACCAAGACCAATTGTATGGACTAATGATCAGCATTCATCTAGTTGCTGACCAAGAAATCCGCAACGTCTGTTATTATGAAGGCATTGGTGCAGTGTTTGAAAGGATTGGATGTTCATCTCAATATGTCCCGCACAACCGGAATATCGAGGTGGCTGTTCAGGTCAAGCACGAAGACGGATCTAGTCACATCATTTCTTCGAAGAAATTTCTTCCGGCACCGATGGTAGACCTGCATCGTAAAAAAATTCGAAGAAGCGATGACAAggctattttctctttcaaaacATCGTTCGATACACGGTCGTGGGCAAGTCTACAGAAAATCAAATTGAGGGTGTCTGCTGTCATCCATCATGTTCATCACGAGGGGCAAACCTAG